Below is a genomic region from Rosa chinensis cultivar Old Blush chromosome 5, RchiOBHm-V2, whole genome shotgun sequence.
gcaaaatgccaccttccgtgctcctcctcccctccatcaaaatgacaacaagcatttctaaatattgaagtgaaccaaatctgatcagaggataatgtagcggacttatttactaagtcgttaccaaaatccaccttcgagaaacatgtgaagagcatcggattgagaaagttatccgaactcccatgattgtagcaatcagggggagatattgacatcagggggaggcatgatgtctacatgttcgatctcgaaaagtgaaggacctgttgtgctctttttgtccttcgactagggttatttttgtcccacagggtttttgttacctggcaaggtttttaacgaggcaacaatcaaagcgtcatcaccaagtttgagcggcacagggggagtgttgaaggatatcgacataatgtgtgcctctacaaactagggtttagagttgtaataagaatgtgttctaggtattcaattgtaatcagattctattaccttttgggtaccttgtaactccctatttaaagggctcttattatcaataataaacacaattccattctcctacaacagtttgGTGAACTGCAGAtgcaaaaattcaaaaaattagtaatttttCTTCCTCTAGATGGGAGATTAACAGTCTACAAACTATTTGTATGTCCCAAATCTGTGTACATTTCCTTTCGCTGATTTCGACTACCAAATAATATGAAATTGAGGAATATCTTAAACCTTTTTAGCAATGTCACGGTCGAGTCTTATTCAGGCCGATATCACATATATCCCATTCGTTGACTGCTCAAAACCACTTAATTGTCAGATAAACATATCTTGAATCATCTAACACAAAATGTATATGCAGGGGCTTATTACGTAGAAGAATCCACAGCAAAAGCATACGAGTTGGCAGCACTCAAGTAGTGGGGAACATcaacttttgcaaattttccaATGTTGGATTATGAGAATGAAATTGATCTGTCGAACActaataaaaagaagagtactTGGTCTCTCTAAGAAGCTGTTTATTCATCTTCAAATTAATAAGCAGTTGAGCAGCCTGCCTTAACTATTGTAAAAATTTCAAGAGATGAATTTGATCTATCTCTATTTAGTATTTACTAATTGTTTGATAACTTTTTGTTCAAACCTGGTACATATCAAGTTCATACTAAATTGTTCTCTATAAATGAGTGGATGCAAAATGTCACATCTTTAATTTTTAATGTGTTTGATTAAGTATTTACTAGCAATATATACTCTTTCAAATTCGAAGGCAGTTGCAATTTTACAGGAAATGGAAACAAAAACCCATTTTAATgtttgaaaaaggaaaaggtcATCGCAAGGACCCAGTGGTGGAACAAGAAGAGGAGGAACAAGCTGCATATATACAAAAGGAAAATGGTAGCGAAATGGGACAAGTCATTCAAACTAACTAAATAGTACTCTAATTACTTGGTGATTATTATTCTGATACTGCAAGCACCTTATATGAAGCATGAGAAAACCTTCAGATGGATAAAGTGACAAGCCACATGAGTACACATGAGTACAGCTACAACTTATTACCATTTACATTGAGAACTCAAAAACTCTAAGCAATCTCCCCCAGAGACCACATTGCAGACTGAAACGACTTCAGAAGATATAGAAAAGATTTTCTCGCCCTGAACCTTCCCCAAAATGTTTGCTCAAAACCAACTATAAGGGTCACTTGCACCAGTGCAATTGTAGCACATACTTCCGTAATATATCTCAATAACAGAGCAATTGCAGGCTGACAAGTCCAATGCGGCAAAACTTAGTATAGATCAATATGAAAATCAGGATGCCGTTCCAAATAGAATAAAGTCAATAAACTAGCAGTTTACCTACCGATTACATTGACAGATGATGAGAGTGAAGTTGCACCGATACGGCTACGAGTATTCTATACAATACGGTGCGATACGTGGATACTgcaaatcttaaatgtaataAGATACGGGTACGGGAATGATACgtcaattaaaatatattttaataaatatataaatatatatgtgcatctatatataaattaagaagaaaaaaaacatatgtGCACTATATTTTCAGCATCAGCGGCTCCACTATTAGTTTCAGCATTAACAGACCCAGCACTTGAACTAATAGGAGGTGTTCTATCTCCACTCATGGTCCTGCAAATTCATAAAGCATTATCAGTTTAATAAGAGAACCTACAAATTCATAAACCATCAGAACTTCACAACGACCCACAAACCATCACAATTCACAGACCCATAAACCATCAGATGCACAGACCCATAAACCCACAAACCATCAGATGCACAGACCCATAAACCCACAAACCATCACAAGCCATAATTCAAtcaagaagaactgaagaagagaaCATACCCGAAGCGAAAGAAGAAGCTCCAGCTGGTTTCCTTTGAGAGAACCGGAGAAGTCTGTAGTAGAAGAAGACGTGATACGAAGAAGTAGCTTCAGCTTTTATTGCATCTGGAGAGAAGCCGCGAACAGCAGAAGAGAAGAAAACGCGAAGACTGAAGATGTGCAGCTCAATTAGGTCTCGATTCGATctgttttgtttccttttttttttttttttttggggaaaatGCCCGATCTAACCTCGCGTATCCTATTTATTTACTAATTTACGTATCCAATACAGAAACGACCGTATCCGTGGCGTATCAAAACCTGGATGCGTTGGATACGCGTATCCGGACTTATCCGAGGCGTATCGCACCCGTATCCCGTATCGGTACGGGATACGAAGGCAATTTGGCGTAGCCGTGCAACATTTCGAGACTCATTGAAAACTAAGCAAAAGTTGCGCATAGACAAGCTTAGAAGAGAAGCACTTTGAAAACCCTGCCCTTGCTTAGATTGAAATGTAAGTCAGGCACACGATCACAAACATAGAGAGAATGAGAACTAAACGTTCACTTCAATCTTTCTATGATATGATAAAAGTATCTTCCAACACTGTTTACTTTAGTTTTGGAATGGACTTCCCACCTCAACCAACTTTGAAAGAATCACCTCAACCACAATTTCAAGTAATAGAGCATTACCTCTCATCTCTCTCCCTATATGCAAAAGAATTTATTACTAAAAACACAATGTACAAATTTGTTGCTCAAGTATTGTTGAGACAATACTGAAACAGAGTTGCAGCTGCAGGCCTGCACTGCTGCACACACAACATGGCGAAGAGATCAGATTTTGCGCAAAAGCTGCTGGATGATCTTCGGGTTAGGAAGGAACGAATGGCTGCACCAGCGCAGAGCTCAAACCGTTCAAACACAATGGCTATAGGTAAGTATATATTTAACCTCCTGAAACTTGTCCTGGTCATTATGAAATGAAGAAGATATGAGCGTTTAGAATTTCCCCATTACCAATTCAAAGAGCGTGAATTAGGGCTGCACCTAAAGACTGAAATCAAATGAGAACTATGATTCTTGTGCACTGAGTGCAAGCAATAGTTAAAAAAGCAGCAAGAAGTGTATAAGGATCACTTGAAAGAACAAACACAATATTTAAGAAAAGAATCTAGTTCTTTGTCCTTTTATTCAACTGCATGTGAAAGCACTGCAAAAGTACCTTCACTTGTAGAAATTGTATTGTTGTTCTGAAAACTATGACATATTTGTTGTTATTTGTCCCTGCagcaaattaaatttaaaactaCACTAACTAAGACCCTCATATTATTTGTTTAACTTTCATACTTGAAAAATGAAATTTCTTCAAGACGATTAGGAAAATGGGTGTCAGATGGTAAGTTTGATCTAAACTGATTAGACAGAACATAGTGGTAGACCATTGCTTCTCCTGTTTTACTCACAAACTAAATATGGATAGACAAAAAatgttctgttttgttttgatcAAATGAGATATATTTCCACTTTAGGACCGATGAAGGCGCAAAACAGTACACTTGAACTGACATATGCGGAGGTCAAACGGTTATGTATGATTTATAGctagagaatatatatatacctaaatTGATTCCTATCGCACTCTATGATGTCTTCATACAGATGCATATGCTTATTCCAAGCAAACTTATAGAGGATCAAGGGATACAAAAACCCATGGAATAGTAAGTGATCATACCTGAAATTGCTGCAATCTGATTATTATTAAAGCAGATGGAATGAAATTAATTTTGTCTCAAAATGTTTTTTCCACTCTTGTAGACTAGTTCCAGAACTGGGAACCCCCAGAGCAGGTCAACTGGAAGTAGTAGAACACCTATTCGTCAAGAAGCTTCAAACCAGATGGTTGCTTATGGGAGAGGTGGGAACTCAGGACAAATAGTAGATCTTTCCATGGCCTTGGCTTTTGCACTTGAGAATGGAGCCACAAAACTCACCAGAACAAGTTCATCAAGCAAAAGTTCAGTGATGGGGTTTCTGAATCAAATTGGTAGGGGATCCATGGACTTCAAAAATATGGAAAGAAAGGGAAATGTCAACATGTACTGGGGTTCAAGTAGTCAGTTCCCTAACCTTTCAAATTTCCATATAGAAGAAATATCCAGAGGGGCACAGAAACTAAACCAGATCCTTAGAGCTTGCTCCAATGGTGTTAATGTTGATAAGTTTTCAATAGAGATCGGGAAGGAACTGTTTAAAGGGGCCATGGATTTGGAAGAGTCCTTGAGAATGCTTGTGAACCTGCAGGAAGCTTCAGAACATATGAACACCTCCCAGAGGAAAAGTCGAATCACATTGCTAGACgaagatgaagatggtgaagaccaaATAGAAGAACAAAAGCAACTGGCTCTGCCAAGGTTTTCCTTTGACAAATCAACAAGACATGCTCGTAAAATCCAAGAAGTAGGAAGGATGGTCCTCAAGCCTAAGATGGCAGCTCTGACTTACCCCACAGGAGGTAGTACGGATGAGAAGCAAGGCAGAGAGACAGCAACCTCAGTTTCTCGCAGGCATTCAGTCAGCTATATCCCTGATGTCAAAAATCCATCAAAACAGTCAGACCAGAAAGTGTCTAAACCAGAAAAAGATAGGATTCCAAATGTTATTGCAAAGCTGATGGGCCTGGATGAGCTTCCCAAAAATGAAAACGCAAAATCCAGTACCAGACAGAAAGACAACATCCCCAAGAAACCAAGAGAAAGGGGAGCTGCAATAGGGCATACAATGCAGGAAAGCAGTAAGATTGCTGGTGTTAAGACCAAAGATGGTGAGAATCTGGTATCCACAAGTAGACAGAAAGTGGTAGAAGGCAATAAGAATCCCTTGATGCAGAAAAACACTGCTTTTCTTCTGCAAGCAGAAAAGGTCCTGCCTGCCAACAACAATGTTGGCCTTGAGATGGTTATTCATGATGGAAAACAATCCTCAAAAGACTTGATGGGAATAAAACCTGTGACAAGATCAGGAAAGACAACCACCATGAAAACAGATAAGCAGCAAAGTGCCCAATTCAGACAGAACAGCAGTAAGGATAATCacgaaagagaaagaaagcagGATACTATGAGGTATGGGGAACAAAAGTTGCAGGTAAGAAAACAACAAGATACTGAGATGGTATCCAAGAGTACATCCAACAAGGCAGCAAAGCAGCCTCACACAAGCCAAGCCAGGGTAAATAGAAACAGTATGGTAGAAGTTGTTAATGCCGTGCAACCCAGAGGAGTTCCAAATGGCACTTACCACGAGAATCTAGTGAGAAGAAAAAGTGCAGCTGAATTGAACATGCATATGAATGATTTTCCTCAAAAGGACTCAGATCAAGAAAATTTAGGCATTCCACCAGCTAGGAAGGAAAAAGCTGTTCATCATGTAGCACCCTTACAGAAGGCAAAAACTAGAAGAGTGAATAAAAGTGAAATTCCTCGAAGAGTGGATGAAGTAGTGACCAGAAGAAATGGAACGCTGAATAAGTTGACAAGGCCACCAAAACAATCTATTTTGGACCAAGTGACACATAGAACCCATGATAAAGTCAGTGGCCACAGTGGAGCAGAAAAGGGTAGAGCCAGTAGGTTGAAACAAGCAGAGCCACGCATAGTCAAGTCCAACAAATCAACAGAAAGCACTCGACCACTACATTTGGTACAGAACCTACAGAAAGAAGCTGAGGCTCCTACTTTCTATGGTCACAATGAAGACGAATTCCGAAGCCTCCGAGAACCAAAAACTCTAGTCCCACATGACAGTGTAAGTTCATCTTCCATAAAACCCGAAAGGTTCTAACTATTAGAGTTGAGCAAGATTCTGTTCATCAATTCAACCTTGGTGGGAACTACCTCAAAATTTTGTTGATTGTTATGCAGCGTCAAAATTCAATCTCAGTAGTACCTAACGATCAACATGATCAAGTACCAATCTTTGGAGCTGATGAGTGCATTACATCACCAAATGCACTTAATGGTAAGTAGAACCTCTGCTTTCAACTGAATTCCCCATCTcacataaacaaaaacaatttctttttccctttcaaaaaaaccaatttttttttcaagaacaGTTATACCTCCATAGAGAGATTACAGATTTTTCTATATCTATTTCAAAACCCCAAGTGTCAATCCATGCAGTTCATCAAAAAAGTTACTACATTTCTACATACGAACCTATAAATCAATGCAAGTGGCAACAAATGGTTCAGTAAGTTAATAATTAAAGTTGCAGGAACCCAATCAACCCATGAAGACACCTTGGATATTTCATCCACATTGCAATTGGAGCAACAGAAGCCTTTCAAATGGAGAAAACAAGAGCCACTTACAGAAACTGAAATCCTTCTCAAGCAGATAGTGATCCAGAGCCAACTGTTCCTCAACACAGCAGAGGCACTTTTCAGACTCGAAATCCCTTTCGGAATTCTCCACGCTAGTAGTAGCGACTACGATCATGAGTACAAGTACATCACTCATCCCGAAGACATTAAGCTCACATTAGACTGCAGCTACGagataatgaaaagaaaaggtaaaAGGCAAGAGCTCGCTGTGCATCCCAAGTTTGTGAAGGTATCCATAAGCTTCACTCAGGTCCAGTCTCTGGATGAGCTGGTTAAGCAGTTGAGTAAAGACATTGATAAGCTGAAACTGTATGGGAAGAATGGAAAACTGGAATGTGGGGTTGAAGAGTATGTGCCTAGAATGCTTGAATTCGACGTGAATAACAGGGAGCCTGAGCTGAATTGTATGTGGGATTTGGGTTGGGATGTGACCATGTTTGGGTTTGTTGAAGTGGATGAAGTTGTTAGGGATTTGGAGAGGGGTGTGCTCAGTGGACTTGTTGATGAGCTTACCAGAGACCTCTTTCATATGTGAGAATTTCCATTACTGCAAAATGAGCAGCAGCAATGCATTTGGTGTATTTGGTTTTGGAACGGATACATTGATTTTGTAATTGTCAATAGCAGTAAGGATTTCAAAATCCTCAGTTTGCTGGAATTCTGGTTCATATACATTGATTTTGTAACTCTGCTTTTGGGTTCATGTACACTGGGATTTTGTAATGTACCACTACTTTGACAACTTAAAATCAAAGGCTCTCGTAGCTCAGTTGGTTAGAGCACAAAttatacttcttcttctttttccttttttatgaaCTATGCTTCCAGAAGAGGCATTAGTGATCAGACACTCACAATAGCTCTAGTGACCAAATTCATTAGCCcattttgttctcaatgttaaAGAAAGGCACTCTGTGGATGGATCAGATGCACCAGAAATGCCAaattatgcttcttcttctttgtccttTTTTATGAACTATGCTTCCAGAAGAGGCATTAGTGATCAGACACTCACAATAGAAATTTAGCTAGTGACCAAATTCTTACTTGATAGGAAAGTTGACAATGGTCGTGATCAGAAATAATTACTGAATAATATATCAATTAGTCCAAAATAATTACTTAATTATGGCTATACAGAGATTTAGTTAGCTACCAAACTCGTACTTTATCGGAAAGTTGATAATGGTTATGATCGATAAATCATGAAATACAAACCAGACCAGTAATCTGCCAGGcctgaaaataaaataatggcCTAGAAGTTGCTCTTGTAAAAATGTTTTTAGATGCTTTATAATGTTAGTCAAATCTATAACAAAATAGCTTATGCctaaattgagagagagagtaggtTCTGCTGAAAGTCGAGTTACCTGAGGATTTCTTTTTGGGGTAGTGGAATGATATTTGACATAAATCTTGTCCATTGCAAGTTGTCCTACTTGTGTTATTTCAAAGGAGCCAATTATAGAATGAACTCTGAGAACTGTCAGATTACACATTTACTGTCTTCTGGAATGTTCTTTTCTGTTTTATATGTAAATCAGCTTATTCAGTGATTTTGcaataaatataggtttattttGCGAGTCACAGGATAACTATATGGAGGTTTGGATTTGCCTGTGTTATTAGGATTTTGGCCTCGAGACTACACGACTTCGAGTGACATGAGGCCACAAGAGTACATGACTTTTAAACATCGAACGGCCCCCGAGTGTGCTATTTGCTTGGAGGAGTACAAGGAAGACGACCAGTGTGCTATACTATATAACTGTCAACACATATTTCACGATGTATGCCTCCGCCGGTCATTAGCCGTGTCCACCCGTTGTTCCGTTTGTCGCACTACAACAAATAGGGATGGCAAATCCCCATCATATTACTTATGTAGAGAATTCAACTGGTATTCCCGAAGCGGGAGAAATGGTTCAAATTGAATGGATCCCAGTGTTTGAAAGAGCAGACATGGATGTGTGGCAGTTTATGATGTTAAAAGTTGTACTTTCCTATTTGTACttgatattttttaaattacataATAGGTGAGCATTTGACTCTATATTAACTCAACAAGGCTTAGCAATTATATTTTCCATAACTCCACTACTAGCAAAAGGCTCATAGAATACAGATTTTTTTCTGTATCTTTTGCTTCAAATGATACAAATAAGGGTATCTAAAACTCATTAGGTACGGTGCAGCCACGGAATGAAAAAGGGTATTCTCTATCGCAGGTTCCACTAACCAAAAGCCACGCTTAAGACTTCAGTAtctcccatttttcttttcttttttactgcattaatttttattttctttctctctcctcattttcttttattttctattttcataTTTACCAAAATACATAAATACTTTTATACGTATACAAAATacgttatattttatttaatattatattttttGTATAATATTAATTTATCCATAATTACGGATAATTATCCATGTGTATTAAACAATGGGTACACTACGACATCGGTATCGtttaaattttatatttaaaaaaaatattttgaaaatcagtaattttaatataaataaattatatcCAAATAATTCTAATTTTCAtggaattaaaaaataataataacaatgagGCATAACCATTAATAttctaaaaaatatatatttataataaaatctACAAAGTTTAAACTTTAAACCAACAAAAGACAAGAATTAAAATTAGTCCGAAATCTCAAATGACTAGAAAATGGAAATACTAAAATGAAAATCTTTATTGTAATATCAAACTAATTTCGATAGAGTTGAACGAGCGACCACCATCTTCAAGCAAAGTCTTCAATCCGTCTGCAAATCAGAACATTCAAATGGCAATGTGGGGCGGTAAACATCATCATTTGGGGAAAAAATCACATTTGACGGCCTTTGAGAAATGTTCTGAGCAAATTGAGACATTGTTTGCTCCATATCTTCTTGTGTATCCACCGATATTCCACATTGTTTAAACAACTCTCCCATTTTTTGGACCGCCATGCCTACACACCTTACTTCAAAcatttcttccattttttttgtttgttcagCCATTTTCCTTTGTAATTCATCCATCAGACGTGCTTCCCTCTCTTGTGCCTCTTTGGTTTGTGCTTCTAATCGCTCTCGCAAGAGTTGCACTTCCTTTGAAGCTGTCTTTGTTTTTCCCATCAATTCCTAATAAAGTCCCAATGACACTATCTGTAACATTCTTCTCAACATGCATGACATCTATATTATGACGCAGTAATAAGTTCTTCCAATAAGGCAGCTGAAAGAAAACACTTTGCTTCCTCCACGGCCCTGTGTACTCTGTGTTATCATTATTTTGAACTCGTTTTCTTTTACGAGTGGACCCTTTTTCCTTTCCCTTTCCAAGTTGGAACGTCAATGTATTAGTTGCCTCCAAGCAATCTAACCCCGTCATTGGTTTGGGTGGTCTACGATATTCAGTTGATCCATTGAAGTTACTGCGCCATGTACGAAAAATATGGTCATTTGGAAGCCACTTTCGATGCCCCATGTAGATTTCTTTCTTTCCATGATGCAACCTCAAATAATCAGTCTCCTCACCACAAGTCGGGCAAGCTTTTGACCCCTTTGTGCTATATCCAGACAACATGGCATATGCAGGAAAATCATTTATAGTCCACAATAATGCAGCTCTCATCTGAAAAATCTATTTCTTATATGCGTCATATGTAGGAATTCCTTCTGTCcataactctttcaattcgTCTACCAACGGTTGCAGGTACACATCTATGTCAACTCCAGGACTTTTAGGGCCTGGTATAAGCAGAGATAACATCATGTACGGTCTTTTCATGCATAACCAAGGAGGGAGATTGTAAACAGTAACTATAACAGGCCAGGTACTATGGGACAAGCTCATCATACCAAAAGGGTTGAATCCATCACTGGCTAGACCCAAACGAACATTTCGACCCTCTGAGCCAAAATCATAATCAATTTTGTCTAATTCTGCCCAAGCAAGAGAATCAGCTGGATGGCGCAGAACCCCATCTCGTGGTCTCTTTTCGGAATGCCAAACCATAAATTCTGAGGTGTGGCGAGACATGTACAGCCTTTGAAGTCTTGGCCCTAATGGAAAGTAACGCAGAATCTTAGCAGCTGTCTTCTTATTGGATGTCGCGTCAGTAGATGTGTCCTTTTTGTACCGACTAGTTCCACATACATGACAAACTGTGTCTGAAGCATGATCTTTTCGATATAACATACAATCATTAGGACATGCATCGATCTTTTGGTATGTCAGCCCGAGatctttaataaatttttttgtcaaataaAACGTAGCAGGAAGAGTTTCCCCTGGAGGCAAATAGGCTTTTAACAATTCAAGCAACTTTGTGAACGACACATCACTCCAACTATGCAATGCTTTTAACTGATACAACTTTATCAAGAAATCAAACATCTTCTTCCCTGCACCCGGGTATAATTCAGTATCAGCATCATCTATAAGTCGGTAGAATCTTTCTACATCTGGGCTAGGGCCATGGGGCATGGATGGACCTTCAGTAGGTCCTGGTGCTTCccaattatcttcttcttcatacacGCCAAATATATCATGCAACATATCTTGCACATCAAAATTTGGCTGAGATGATGATGGTCCTGATGGATTAAAATCTGGTTGAGGTTCAGAAGATCCTGGCAAATTAGGATCAACTGCAACTGGTAAACGTTCACCGTGCTCGGTCCAAGGATTGTTAACATATTTCGGATCCATGCCATCCATAAAGAGATGCTGCTCCTCAATAACTGCTGGAGATTTGTAATAGGTATTATGACATTTACTACACGGACACTTGATTTGACCCTTAAAAGAAGCATGTTGTAAGGCATGATTGATGAATGCACGCAACCCAGTATTGTATTCCTCACTGTTTTTATCTGAAAATATCCATTCCTTGTCCATACtgttcaacaaaaaaaattaagtgtcaggggatatatatatatatatatatatatatatatatatatatatacgggcgggttctgaagcggacgtccgcacttggctaaagtgcggacggcaaCGCAGCGGCGGCGTTCCAGGCTTGGCCGGCGGCTCGGGGCTTGGCGGACGGAGGCCGGAGGCTTGGCggacggttctgggcagcgttcgaggtcggaggaggtcggagttgcaggtttctgggcagcgagctcacctgcaactgcaggtttctgggcaaggctgcaaccacgtcgccggcgactccaccgactgcagaccCGTCCGTCTGACCTGTGGTGTCCGTCCGGCAAGCTCCGCCGCTCCGTCGCaccccgagccgagctgcagcagcgccgtccgcactttaacgaaagtgcggacgtcctcttcagaacgcggtcgtatatatatatatatatatatatatatatatatatatatagaatagtaAAAACTTGAAGACGATTAGTACTAGAAAAAAATACCTGCTGATGGGAGTTCTTCTTTTCAACTCAATTGTATTCTGAATAGTCATGAAAATACTTCTTTTTATTTGCTTAAATATTAGTTCTGCAAATAGAAGAATGATAAAAGAACTCCTTAATACATTGGATATTGAAATCCTTTTCATACGTAAATAGAAATCATATTGGATACTGTTTTATGTGTTAATCAACATCCACTACGGTTTCCCGTGGTTAATTAGAATtaaacacctttttttttttttttttttttatggaacaTATATAAATGTGAATTTATTGTCTTACATAAATCCATGGCTAATGAACTATGAATACGGATACTAGTGTGCAAAAAATGGTAGTGCATTGAGTACCTATATATATGCGTAGTTAATTTCCAAGTATGTGTATTAAATTAATAATAGGAAAAGCTctaataaaattttaaatagaaaaaagtcaaaaatatAACTGTTGGCGTATTACCAATACTGCTGCAAACAAGGAATATTGATTAACTTGTAAATTTGGATAAATTAATTATTAATAGGAAAAGCTCTAATGAAtagaaaaaatgtcaaaaataatatattttggcGTATTTCCAATACTGTTGCAAACAAGAGATGATTAATttgtaaatttgaataaattaaatgtaaaaGAGTGGTTTTCTAGCATTACTTCACACCCTTAACCGTATGTATATAAGATGTTTATCTGAATATTAAATAATAATACATTAATTTAGCCTTTTATTTAGCAATGAATACGGATGTTTGTGTTTATCcaaatttgtattttttataaaGCATTTTGTTGATTATGTTTTTTTGATTTGTCACAGTTATCAGTACTCATAAAACAAATAATACCACAAATACAAAAGGGTGTCATTTGTTATATCAAATGACACGGCTAATAAAGTGTATCCAAAAGGGGGGTGGCCAGTAGCCATATTTCTAGTAGTGCTCTAAGGTCCAAAGGGTGCAGAGTATGGGAAGAGTTTTCAAATGGAAAGCTCCTCCAAAAGGTTGGTTGAAGAATAATTTCAATGGGGCCTTTAATGGTGGAACTGGCAAGGCAGCAGTGGGAGTGGTGGTACGTGATGAAACTGGAGTATGTTTGGGTGCAGTGGGGAAGGTATTCTCTTATGTTCATTCTGCAGAACATGCAGAGTTGATGGCCTGCAGAGTGGCAGTAGACAATGTTATtactcatcttcttcatccggTCATTTTTGAGACcgattgtttgattttaaagcAGCAGCTTTGTCAGGAAAGAGGGCAGAATTTGTCTGCACTTGGTAGACTCTACGATGACGAGTGCAGATTTGGAAAATCTGCCCAACTCTTGGTTTGTTTATGCTAAGAGGCCGAGGGAGGCTAACAAAGCAGCACATCTCCTGGCAGGTGATGCATCTGCCAATGACCGAAGCTTCTTTTGGCCTACTGTTCCTTTCTTTAAACAAGATGTAATTGTGTGGAAACTTTACTTCTGTATCCCATTGTTTATCATATAAATCTTATTGTTTGAAAGTTGAAATAGTCaaatataacgaaaaacaagagataattttggcTGA
It encodes:
- the LOC112166471 gene encoding uncharacterized protein LOC112166471 isoform X2, translated to MAKRSDFAQKLLDDLRVRKERMAAPAQSSNRSNTMAIDAYAYSKQTYRGSRDTKTHGITSSRTGNPQSRSTGSSRTPIRQEASNQMVAYGRGGNSGQIVDLSMALAFALENGATKLTRTSSSSKSSVMGFLNQIGRGSMDFKNMERKGNVNMYWGSSSQFPNLSNFHIEEISRGAQKLNQILRACSNGVNVDKFSIEIGKELFKGAMDLEESLRMLVNLQEASEHMNTSQRKSRITLLDEDEDGEDQIEEQKQLALPRFSFDKSTRHARKIQEVGRMVLKPKMAALTYPTGGSTDEKQGRETATSVSRRHSVSYIPDVKNPSKQSDQKVSKPEKDRIPNVIAKLMGLDELPKNENAKSSTRQKDNIPKKPRERGAAIGHTMQESSKIAGVKTKDGENLVSTSRQKVVEGNKNPLMQKNTAFLLQAEKVLPANNNVGLEMVIHDGKQSSKDLMGIKPVTRSGKTTTMKTDKQQSAQFRQNSSKDNHERERKQDTMRYGEQKLQVRKQQDTEMVSKSTSNKAAKQPHTSQARVNRNSMVEVVNAVQPRGVPNGTYHENLVRRKSAAELNMHMNDFPQKDSDQENLGIPPARKEKAVHHVAPLQKAKTRRVNKSEIPRRVDEVVTRRNGTLNKLTRPPKQSILDQVTHRTHDKVSGHSGAEKGRASRLKQAEPRIVKSNKSTESTRPLHLVQNLQKEAEAPTFYGHNEDEFRSLREPKTLVPHDSRQNSISVVPNDQHDQVPIFGADECITSPNALNGTQSTHEDTLDISSTLQLEQQKPFKWRKQEPLTETEILLKQIVIQSQLFLNTAEALFRLEIPFGILHASSSDYDHEYKYITHPEDIKLTLDCSYEIMKRKGKRQELAVHPKFVKVSISFTQVQSLDELVKQLSKDIDKLKLYGKNGKLECGVEEYVPRMLEFDVNNREPELNCMWDLGWDVTMFGFVEVDEVVRDLERGVLSGLVDELTRDLFHM
- the LOC112166471 gene encoding uncharacterized protein LOC112166471 isoform X1 encodes the protein MAKRSDFAQKLLDDLRVRKERMAAPAQSSNRSNTMAIDAYAYSKQTYRGSRDTKTHGITSSRTGNPQSRSTGSSRTPIRQEASNQMVAYGRGGNSGQIVDLSMALAFALENGATKLTRTSSSSKSSVMGFLNQIGRGSMDFKNMERKGNVNMYWGSSSQFPNLSNFHIEEISRGAQKLNQILRACSNGVNVDKFSIEIGKELFKGAMDLEESLRMLVNLQEASEHMNTSQRKSRITLLDEDEDGEDQIEEQKQLALPRFSFDKSTRHARKIQEVGRMVLKPKMAALTYPTGGSTDEKQGRETATSVSRRHSVSYIPDVKNPSKQSDQKVSKPEKDRIPNVIAKLMGLDELPKNENAKSSTRQKDNIPKKPRERGAAIGHTMQESSKIAGVKTKDGENLVSTSRQKVVEGNKNPLMQKNTAFLLQAEKVLPANNNVGLEMVIHDGKQSSKDLMGIKPVTRSGKTTTMKTDKQQSAQFRQNSSKDNHERERKQDTMRYGEQKLQVRKQQDTEMVSKSTSNKAAKQPHTSQARVNRNSMVEVVNAVQPRGVPNGTYHENLVRRKSAAELNMHMNDFPQKDSDQENLGIPPARKEKAVHHVAPLQKAKTRRVNKSEIPRRVDEVVTRRNGTLNKLTRPPKQSILDQVTHRTHDKVSGHSGAEKGRASRLKQAEPRIVKSNKSTESTRPLHLVQNLQKEAEAPTFYGHNEDEFRSLREPKTLVPHDSRQNSISVVPNDQHDQVPIFGADECITSPNALNVAGTQSTHEDTLDISSTLQLEQQKPFKWRKQEPLTETEILLKQIVIQSQLFLNTAEALFRLEIPFGILHASSSDYDHEYKYITHPEDIKLTLDCSYEIMKRKGKRQELAVHPKFVKVSISFTQVQSLDELVKQLSKDIDKLKLYGKNGKLECGVEEYVPRMLEFDVNNREPELNCMWDLGWDVTMFGFVEVDEVVRDLERGVLSGLVDELTRDLFHM